Proteins encoded in a region of the Vitis riparia cultivar Riparia Gloire de Montpellier isolate 1030 chromosome 7, EGFV_Vit.rip_1.0, whole genome shotgun sequence genome:
- the LOC117918211 gene encoding uncharacterized protein LOC117918211: MGNYVSFRPCSAAGKIVLSDGSVHEFIKPVIVAELMLEHPQQVVVELNSGKGSGGKRPSPLPADMKLEMGKVYLMLPMKRGRAVTLSSEEARRVLLRASSVLQSQSFLSSSRLLPFFAKICPAGTGDGPGYVLNRKEKSLVMESPEERCKPEFDLPEALEGRPEYLSRQFSGKGWKPSLDTIEEKKIEKKVPHWLF; encoded by the coding sequence ATGGGAAACTATGTCTCTTTCCGGCCATGCAGCGCCGCCGGGAAGATTGTTCTGTCTGATGGTTCGGTTCATGAGTTTATCAAGCCGGTAATTGTTGCCGAGCTGATGTTGGAGCACCCCCAGCAGGTTGTTGTTGAGTTGAATTCAGGGAAGGGGAGTGGTGGGAAAAGGCCATCTCCATTGCCTGCTGACATGAAACTAGAGATGGGGAAGGTGTATCTGATGCTTCCAATGAAGAGAGGAAGGGCAGTGACACTGTCTTCTGAGGAAGCTCGCCGTGTTCTTTTGAGGGCTAGTTCAGTTCTGCAGTCCCAGTCCTTTCTATCGTCCTCGAGGCTTTTGCCTTTTTTCGCTAAGATTTGCCCTGCCGGCACCGGAGATGGACCCGGGTATGTGTTGAATAGGAAGGAAAAAAGCTTGGTGATGGAGAGTCCAGAGGAGAGGTGCAAGCCGGAGTTTGATCTGCCGGAAGCTTTGGAGGGACGGCCTGAGTACTTGAGCAGGCAGTTTTCAGGCAAAGGGTGGAAGCCTAGTTTGGATACCATCGAGGAGAAGAAGATTGAGAAGAAAGTACCTCActggttattttaa
- the LOC117918210 gene encoding uncharacterized protein LOC117918210, translating to MGNYMTCHSFQSSTPKTAKLFDAHGNLRRVKVPVTAAELMLEEPGYVVSRVDDLRRTRRIPAMRADDVLLEGKAYLMMPVSRVHCVVSEVEMALIAAASKKRSKKRGGSRVLPAGNEGTTENLEVQSRVLGSDGGGDGDVGFFGRHRLGNFRQWSPVLETISEGS from the coding sequence ATGGGAAACTACATGACTTGCCATTCTTTTCAATCGTCTACTCCCAAAACGGCGAAGCTTTTTGATGCTCATGGGAACCTCCGGCGAGTTAAGGTCCCGGTGACGGCGGCCGAGCTCATGCTGGAAGAACCCGGGTACGTAGTGTCTAGGGTGGATGACCTCCGGCGCACTCGCCGGATTCCGGCCATGCGGGCCGACGACGTGTTGTTAGAGGGAAAAGCTTACTTGATGATGCCGGTGAGTAGGGTGCACTGTGTGGTCTCGGAAGTGGAGATGGCACTAATAGCCGCTGCATCGAAGAAGAGGTCGAAAAAGCGAGGTGGGTCTAGGGTTTTGCCTGCTGGAAACGAAGGAACGACTGAGAATTTGGAGGTTCAGAGTAGGGTTTTGGGTAgtgatggtggtggtgatggtgatgTGGGTTTCTTTGGTCGTCATCGGTTGGGGAATTTCAGACAGTGGAGTCCAGTTTTGGAGACCATTTCTGAAGGAAGTTAA
- the LOC117917526 gene encoding probable beta-D-xylosidase 2, which translates to MGSTTTPSSSSLLIFLVILAVVSGEARDPFACDPKDGANAGFPFCRKSIGIGERVKDLIGRLTLEEKVRLLVNNAAGVPRLGIKGYEWWSEALHGVSNVGPGTKFSGDFPGATSFPQVITTAASFNSSLWEAIGQVVSDEARAMYNGGAAGLTFWSPNVNIFRDPRWGRGQETPGEDPVLAGKYAARYVRGLQGNAGDRLKVAACCKHFTAYDLDNWNGVDRFHFDARVSKQEMEDTFDVPFRSCVVEGKVASVMCSYNQVNGVPTCADPNLLRNTVRKQWHLNGYVVSDCDSVGVFYDNQHYTNTPEEAAADAIKAGLDLDCGPFLAIHTQDAIKKGLVSEADVDSALVNTVTVQMRLGMFDGEPSAQPFGDLGPKDVCSPAHQELALEAARQGIVLLKNHGHSLPLSTRRHRSIAVIGPNSDANVTMIGNYAGIPCEYTTPLQGIGRYSRTIHQKGCADVACSEDQLFAGAIDAASQADATVLVMGLDQSIEAEAKDRADLLLPGRQQELVSKVAKASRGPTVLVLMSGGPVDVSFAKKDPRIAAIVWTGYPGQAGGAAIADILFGVANPGGKLPMTWYPQEYLSKVPMTTMAMRAIPSKAYPGRTYRFYKGPVVYPFGHGLSYTNFVHTIAQAPTAVAIPLHGHHNTTVSGKAIRVTHAKCNRLSIALHLDVKNVGNKDGSHTLLVFSKPPAGHWAPHKQLVAFEKVHVAARTQQRVQINIHVCKYLSVVDRSGIRRIPMGQHGLHIGDTKHLVSLQAAALGVIKS; encoded by the exons ATGGGTTCCACCACCACCCCCTCCTCCTCATCTTTGCTCATTTTCCTTGTCATTCTAGCCGTCGTCTCCGGCGAAGCACGCGACCCGTTTGCGTGCGACCCGAAAGATGGCGCAAATGCGGGGTTTCCATTTTGCCGGAAAAGTATCGGGATAGGAGAGAGAGTGAAGGACCTGATTGGAAGGTTGACGTTGGAGGAGAAGGTGAGGCTGCTGGTGAACAATGCCGCAGGGGTGCCAAGGCTGGGAATAAAGGGGTACGAGTGGTGGTCGGAGGCTCTTCATGGGGTCTCCAATGTTGGGCCTGGCACTAAGTTTAGTGGAGACTTCCCCGGAGCCACTAGCTTCCCTCAGGTCATCACCACTGCTGCTTCTTTCAATTCTTCCTTGTGGGAAGCCATTGGACAG GTTGTGTCAGACGAAGCGAGAGCCATGTACAACGGTGGAGCGGCTGGGCTCACTTTCTGGAGCCCGAATGTGAACATATTCAGAGACCCAAGGTGGGGACGTGGACAGGAGACTCCTGGTGAAGACCCCGTCCTAGCGGGTAAATACGCCGCCAGATACGTCAGAGGGCTACAGGGAAACGCCGGTGACCGGTTGAAGGTGGCGGCGTGTTGCAAGCATTTCACAGCCTACGACCTCGATAACTGGAACGGCGTGGATCGGTTCCACTTCGATGCCCGG GTGAGCAAGCAGGAGATGGAGGACACATTCGACGTGCCGTTCAGAAGCTGTGTAGTGGAAGGGAAAGTGGCGAGCGTGATGTGCTCTTACAATCAAGTGAATGGAGTCCCCACTTGTGCTGATCCCAATCTCCTCCGCAACACCGTTCGCAAACAATGGCACCTCAATGG GTATGTTGTCTCTGATTGTGACTCCGTGGGAGTTTTTTATGATAACCAACACTATACAAATACCCCAGAAGAAGCAGCTGCTGATGCCATTAAAGCAG GGTTGGATTTGGATTGTGGGCCTTTTCTAGCTATCCACACACAGGACGCCATCAAAAAAGGGTTGGTGAGCGAGGCTGATGTTGACAGCGCCTTGGTTAACACGGTCACCGTCCAAATGCGGCTAGGCATGTTCGATGGGGAGCCCTCTGCCCAGCCATTTGGCGACCTGGGCCCAAAAGATGTGTGCAGCCCGGCCCACCAAGAGCTGGCCCTCGAAGCAGCCAGGCAAGGCATCGTCCTTCTCAAAAATCATGGGCATTCACTGCCTCTGTCCACTCGGCGTCATAGATCCATTGCCGTTATTGGGCCCAATTCCGATGCTAACGTTACTATGATCGGGAACTATGCGG GTATTCCATGCGAGTACACGACTCCCTTACAAGGCATAGGAAGATATTCGAGAACAATTCACCAGAAGGGTTGTGCGGACGTGGCGTGCTCGGAGGACCAGTTATTTGCCGGAGCGATCGATGCTGCCAGTCAGGCGGATGCAACGGTGTTGGTGATGGGCCTGGACCAGTCCATTGAGGCAGAAGCTAAAGACCGTGCCGACCTACTTTTGCCTGGGCGCCAACAGGAACTTGTATCTAAGGTTGCCAAGGCCTCCAGGGGCCCAACAGTGTTGGTCTTGATGAGTGGTGGGCCTGTGGATGTGTCTTTCGCCAAGAAAGACCCGCGAATTGCTGCCATTGTATGGACCGGATACCCGGGCCAAGCTGGAGGAGCAGCCATAGCCGATATCCTTTTTGGAGTCGCCAATCCAG GAGGGAAGCTACCTATGACATGGTATCCCCAGGAATACCTTTCCAAAGTGCCCATGACAACCATGGCCATGCGCGCAATCCCATCAAAGGCCTACCCTGGAAGGACCTACCGATTCTACAAGGGCCCGGTGGTGTACCCGTTCGGGCACGGTCTGAGTTACACAAActttgtacacaccatagcccAAGCCCCAACAGCGGTGGCCATCCCCCTCCATGGCCACCACAACACCACAGTTTCAGGCAAGGCAATCAGGGTCACCCACGCAAAATGCAACAGGCTCTCAATAGCCCTCCACCTGGACGTGAAAAACGTCGGTAATAAGGACGGCTCACACACACTGCTAGTCTTCTCCAAGCCACCGGCGGGGCACTGGGCTCCCCACAAGCAGTTGGTCGCATTTGAGAAAGTTCATGTAGCAGCCAGGACCCAGCAAAGGGTCCAGATCAATATTCATGTGTGTAAGTACCTGAGTGTCGTGGACAGATCCGGAATTCGAAGAATTCCCATGGGTCAACATGGTCTTCATATTGGTGATACCAAGCATTTGGTTTCTCTTCAAGCAGCAGCTCTAGGAGTGATCAAGTCctga